Proteins encoded in a region of the Tautonia rosea genome:
- a CDS encoding DUF1552 domain-containing protein yields MNFALSRPVSRRTLLRGLGVAVALPWLEAMAPRRTRAAVPQAHPARFAFLYTPNGYSQPTFVPKGTGTGWELTSALEPLAPVRAHVTLVTGLDRAFVPGTGVHAQCGSCWLTSSPPAETLDGGFPTNTTLDQFLARSIGRDTPLPSLELSCNDFADNKETKYFECISWYGPGYAANVEKDPRAVFDRLFGQGPGDPSRGSILDAIRDDAESLGRRLGLDDRRKLDEYLSSVRATERRIQLAERSDRRDGPPPLDRPSGIPDHRGEYLRLMGDLIVFAFQQDRTRVATLVVDPERWDSPRMFHDVFDTPQNHHVLTHTKGEEAKAKLAQIDRFHVDQFASIVSRLGRIVEGEGTLLDSCVLAMGSGISDGDSHNYRDLQVLLAGRAGGALTPGRHLHYEGDRPLADLWLTLAQLGGVDVPRFADSTGVLDELLT; encoded by the coding sequence ATGAACTTTGCCCTGAGCCGACCCGTCTCGCGTCGCACCCTGTTGCGAGGGCTGGGCGTGGCCGTCGCCTTGCCCTGGCTGGAGGCGATGGCCCCGCGGCGGACTCGGGCCGCCGTGCCCCAGGCGCACCCGGCTCGGTTCGCATTCCTCTACACGCCGAACGGCTATTCTCAGCCAACGTTCGTCCCCAAAGGAACCGGCACGGGCTGGGAGCTGACTTCGGCGCTCGAACCGCTGGCACCCGTGCGCGCGCATGTCACGCTGGTGACGGGGCTCGACCGCGCGTTCGTCCCGGGCACCGGCGTGCACGCTCAGTGTGGCTCCTGCTGGCTGACCAGCTCGCCGCCCGCCGAGACCCTCGATGGCGGCTTCCCGACCAACACGACGCTCGATCAGTTCCTCGCCCGCTCGATCGGCCGTGACACACCGCTCCCGTCGCTGGAATTGAGTTGCAACGACTTCGCCGACAACAAGGAGACGAAGTATTTCGAGTGCATCTCCTGGTACGGGCCCGGCTATGCCGCCAACGTCGAGAAGGACCCCCGCGCCGTCTTCGACCGCCTCTTCGGCCAGGGTCCGGGCGATCCCAGCCGGGGTAGCATCCTCGACGCAATCCGCGACGATGCCGAGTCGCTCGGGCGGAGACTCGGCCTCGACGACCGCCGCAAGCTCGACGAATACCTGTCGAGCGTCCGCGCCACCGAGCGTCGCATCCAGCTTGCTGAGCGATCCGACCGCCGAGACGGGCCGCCCCCCCTGGATCGGCCCAGCGGCATCCCCGACCATCGGGGCGAGTACCTTCGCCTGATGGGCGACCTGATCGTCTTCGCCTTCCAGCAAGACCGCACCCGGGTCGCCACGCTGGTCGTCGACCCGGAACGATGGGACTCTCCCCGGATGTTCCACGACGTCTTCGACACGCCTCAGAACCACCACGTCCTCACCCACACCAAGGGCGAGGAGGCGAAGGCGAAGCTCGCGCAGATCGACCGGTTCCACGTCGATCAGTTCGCCTCAATCGTCTCCCGGCTCGGCCGCATCGTTGAGGGGGAGGGGACGCTGCTCGATTCCTGCGTCCTGGCGATGGGCAGTGGCATCAGCGACGGCGACTCGCACAACTACCGCGACCTCCAGGTCCTCCTCGCCGGGCGAGCCGGCGGTGCCCTCACGCCCGGCAGGCACCTCCACTACGAGGGCGATCGGCCGCTCGCCGATCTCTGGCTGACCCTCGCGCAGCTCGGCGGCGTGGACGTGCCCCGATTCGCCGACAGCACGGGGGTGCTCGATGAATTGCTCACCTGA
- a CDS encoding Gfo/Idh/MocA family protein, whose translation MSAPRNNASRRTFLMSAAAASVGAIAFPTVVPARALGRDGAVAPSDRIVLGTIGVGGRGRGLNRMFLQHADVQLVAVCDVDASHRQQAVVEVNEQVGNDDCASYHDFRELIARDDIEAVIVATPDHWHAIPTIAAAHAGKDIYCEKPLTNTVAEGRAIVDAVNRHQRILQVGSHERSGDNARFACELVQNGRIGRVHTVRINLPDNDNHHQEAKGLAEVPGPEPIPDGFDYDFWLGHTPRVPFAEARCHFWWRFNLAYGGGEMTDRGAHVIDIAQLGLGTDHTGPVHFEAKGRRGEGLYDVFWDYEFTNTYADGTKLVGSTEGPRGLKFEGEDGWIFIEIHGGRLEASSPSLLEETIGPDEVHLGRSPGHQRNFLDSVRSRQRPVAPAEVGHRTATICHLNTLAMLTGRPLTWDPEAEQVTNSEDANRLLSPMMRKPWSL comes from the coding sequence ATGAGCGCACCACGCAACAACGCCTCCCGACGGACGTTCCTGATGAGTGCGGCAGCCGCCTCGGTCGGCGCGATCGCATTCCCGACGGTCGTGCCCGCGAGGGCGCTAGGACGTGATGGAGCGGTCGCGCCAAGTGACCGGATCGTTCTGGGAACGATCGGCGTGGGAGGCCGGGGGCGGGGGCTCAACCGGATGTTCCTCCAGCATGCTGATGTGCAACTGGTGGCGGTGTGCGACGTGGACGCTTCACACCGACAACAGGCAGTCGTGGAAGTAAATGAACAGGTTGGCAACGATGATTGCGCCTCGTATCATGATTTTCGAGAGCTGATTGCCCGGGACGACATCGAAGCGGTGATCGTGGCCACGCCGGACCACTGGCACGCGATTCCGACGATTGCCGCGGCGCATGCGGGCAAAGATATATACTGCGAGAAACCCTTAACGAACACCGTGGCCGAAGGGCGGGCGATCGTCGATGCGGTGAATCGCCACCAGCGGATCCTTCAGGTCGGCAGCCACGAGCGATCAGGGGACAACGCGCGGTTCGCCTGCGAATTGGTGCAGAACGGTCGGATTGGGCGGGTCCACACGGTGCGGATCAACCTTCCCGACAACGACAATCACCACCAGGAAGCCAAGGGCCTGGCTGAGGTGCCTGGACCGGAGCCGATTCCCGACGGGTTCGACTACGACTTCTGGCTCGGCCATACCCCTCGCGTCCCGTTTGCCGAGGCGCGCTGTCACTTCTGGTGGCGGTTCAACCTGGCCTACGGTGGCGGCGAGATGACCGACCGCGGTGCGCATGTGATCGACATCGCTCAGCTCGGCCTGGGCACGGATCACACCGGCCCGGTTCACTTCGAGGCCAAGGGTCGACGGGGCGAAGGGTTATATGATGTTTTTTGGGATTATGAGTTCACCAATACGTACGCCGATGGGACGAAGCTGGTCGGTTCGACCGAGGGCCCGCGCGGTTTGAAGTTCGAAGGTGAGGACGGTTGGATCTTCATCGAGATCCATGGTGGTCGGCTCGAAGCCTCCAGCCCGTCGTTGCTGGAGGAGACGATCGGTCCGGATGAGGTCCACCTTGGCCGCAGCCCCGGCCATCAGCGGAATTTCCTCGACTCGGTTCGCAGCCGACAACGCCCGGTTGCCCCCGCCGAGGTCGGCCACCGGACCGCCACCATCTGCCACCTGAACACCCTGGCGATGCTCACCGGCCGCCCCCTCACCTGGGACCCCGAAGCGGAACAGGTCACCAACAGCGAGGACGCCAACCGCTTGCTCTCTCCCATGATGCGCAAGCCCTGGTCCCTCTGA
- a CDS encoding glycosyltransferase family 4 protein: MRIGVDGGCLSNRRGFGRFSRSLLAALGRVADGREFVVFVDRPSLDHVEVPEGFETVAVPVREAPSLAASAEGRRRVADLLAFSRAAAGAKLDAMVFPSSYSFFPVWNVGRVIVTIFDALPLIYPDLVFPNRRGRLFWTVKERVAVHSADRILTTSEVSRRDLMRHYRLTGDRVGLIEAAPDPIFRPLPSGPASDEAIRRYGLRPGERFLLYVGGLSPHKNLVRLLQAFARSAPSEVRLAIVGDFGDVFLTHAPELQAEVERLGMSHQIVFTGFVPDVDLVHLYGRAEALVQPSMLEGFGLPPVEAMACGTPVLASTAGSLPEVVGEAGLFFEPTDLDAMTRAIAALLGDRDTRSRLADVALHRSARFTWDAAARQLLEHLDSLGPDTHLRVA; the protein is encoded by the coding sequence ATGCGAATTGGCGTGGATGGGGGCTGCCTGAGCAATCGTCGGGGGTTCGGTCGCTTCTCCCGGTCGTTGCTGGCGGCGCTTGGTCGGGTGGCCGACGGTCGAGAGTTCGTGGTGTTCGTTGATCGGCCGTCGCTGGATCATGTCGAGGTCCCCGAGGGGTTCGAAACGGTGGCCGTGCCCGTTCGGGAAGCCCCGAGCCTGGCGGCCTCGGCCGAGGGGAGACGACGGGTGGCCGACCTGCTGGCCTTCAGTCGGGCCGCGGCGGGGGCGAAGCTCGATGCGATGGTCTTTCCCTCGTCGTACAGTTTCTTCCCGGTCTGGAACGTTGGTCGGGTCATCGTGACAATCTTTGATGCGTTGCCATTGATCTATCCCGATCTGGTGTTCCCGAACCGACGGGGAAGGCTGTTCTGGACGGTCAAGGAGCGGGTGGCCGTGCATTCGGCCGATCGGATCCTGACGACATCTGAGGTGTCTCGCCGCGACCTGATGCGGCACTACCGCCTGACCGGCGATCGGGTGGGCCTGATCGAGGCGGCCCCCGATCCGATCTTCCGGCCGTTGCCGTCTGGCCCGGCCTCGGACGAGGCCATCAGGCGGTATGGCCTGCGGCCGGGAGAGCGATTCCTGCTGTACGTGGGCGGGTTGAGTCCTCATAAGAATCTCGTTCGGTTGCTTCAGGCCTTTGCGCGATCGGCCCCGAGCGAGGTACGTCTGGCGATCGTTGGCGACTTTGGCGACGTCTTTCTCACGCATGCTCCGGAATTGCAGGCCGAGGTGGAGCGGCTGGGGATGTCGCATCAGATTGTGTTCACAGGATTCGTTCCTGACGTTGATCTGGTTCATCTGTACGGGAGGGCTGAGGCGCTGGTTCAGCCGTCGATGCTGGAAGGGTTCGGCCTGCCTCCGGTCGAGGCGATGGCGTGCGGCACGCCGGTGCTGGCGAGTACGGCCGGGTCGCTGCCCGAGGTCGTTGGCGAGGCGGGGCTGTTTTTCGAGCCGACCGATCTCGACGCCATGACCAGGGCAATTGCCGCGCTGCTCGGCGACCGTGACACCCGTTCCCGACTGGCCGATGTAGCCCTGCACCGGTCGGCCCGATTTACCTGGGACGCGGCGGCCCGGCAACTGCTGGAACATCTCGACAGTCTTGGCCCGGATACTCACTTGAGGGTCGCTTGA
- a CDS encoding PQQ-dependent sugar dehydrogenase has translation MKPASRDRTFIKPQHIASGRRSVLVTLMAALAAAMPAGAEYDPLRFEKQVVAAGCEDPIQLEVLPGGDVLFIERAGRVRRASAGTGTVEDLATIPVALYGEVGLLGLARDPEFERTGGIFLFFCPKDAPETMRLSRFTLADAGLDLASEVPLLDYPIDSGGAVHMGGGLHMDGLGNLHIGTGDNCPPIPELPVDRRPGRENFDAMRTSANSFDLRGKVLRIHPEPDGTYTIPKGNLFDDPARGRPEIYAMGCRNPFRVTVDDRDGCVYWGDVGPNIQLDLGLGPNGYDEFNRAPQAGNFGWPMFVGPNEAYRDFDFATRTAGPPFDPARPVNDSPNNTGARELPPPRPAYLWYPSGPSNRFPSLGSGGRSAMAGPVYHADGFQNSPLRLPDELDGVLFIYEWTRNWIHIVRRDEAGELASVEPFLPAMAFRKPIDMEIGPDGTLYLLEYGDTWYGNTDAQVVRLVYRRGNRAPEARLAADPPAGKHPLLVRMNATGSSDRDPDDVLSFAWEVDGRPAPDRSGPLAEFTFDEPGSHRVAVVVTDRSGASSSAVSTVRVGNAPPSVTLVSPVHGSFFDPGETIRYEIRVTDSEDGSSDQGAIAPGRVLLNRAFLSRRADPGDDLASGSAAHPGLELMRKTTCFSCHTTRAASAGPPYREVGRKYAEDPEARERLASKIVSGGAGVWGDQPMPPHPQHDTGQTRLMVDWILSLAQDDTPAPVPGTRGFFRAEPTGSPAGPGPGVLTLTAEYTDDGAEGAPPLRAESSIVLHARRKPASSADRRQGVDLVDVFERQAGMVARFTPGDWIAFRDVNLADIDRVTWSVAAFDGEDGAFALRVGAPDGPELARVAVQGASDALGEIYREQTTPLTDPVGSHDLYVVALLAGAPSATTPEPIGKGLSLAWLEFRDAPEALTRKQAEREATTKIVLIPTKLDHPWATHMYSDVCRILAACLNQTPGVEAVVSPELDWPADGTILEDADAIVYYSRPSGDILLSPEHRHQAEALLNRGVGFSAIHWSTGAEQDVGPRFLDILGGWFNFDHSGLKVDTRPLRQVEPDHPVSLGWAPYDLHDEFYLNLKFSPDARPVLSVDVDGTAQTVAWVLERADGGRSFGTTLGHFHENFAIPQFRRMLVNGILWSAGVDVPQAGAPVDVDPALLELPPQVRPVIREWSYDDLRPLLDNAARPRSFARGEQLFRVASCVACHRIAGSGGVAGPDLTDVRQRLAAELDPGGALLRSIVEPSHSIVEAYRSQILALADGQVLSGLVVAEEEGTLQVVTDPSQADQPRLIPADQVEERSGSDVSLMPAGLLNTLDREEVLDLLAYVEAGGDSRYVQFSAPPRRSEPWADVSLPVKAGLRWWLDAGRINQGRSALGLEPLATGSPVAVWPDASGYGRHPRQRRIEAQPRFEDRGGRPAVRFDGNDDALVASMAGLTAREFTAVLVVQPDHNRGWPGLISGNAFDRNDYQSGFNIDLMPEPRDEFSTLMVEGPGFIGVRNLMTESLPFGRFVTISVTSRPGPDGVQLSIDGRPQGSIPRQEGILRLDELTVGARFWSNDPNLPPFARGFFAGAVAHVLFYDRVLDSSELTALQRDLSDPPRPGQ, from the coding sequence ATGAAGCCCGCCTCGCGTGACCGCACCTTCATCAAACCCCAGCACATCGCCTCCGGACGGCGCTCGGTCCTCGTCACCCTGATGGCGGCCCTCGCCGCCGCCATGCCCGCCGGCGCTGAGTACGACCCGCTCCGGTTCGAGAAGCAGGTCGTCGCCGCCGGGTGCGAGGACCCGATCCAGCTCGAAGTGCTGCCGGGCGGGGACGTGCTCTTCATTGAGCGTGCAGGCCGCGTGCGGCGGGCATCGGCAGGCACAGGCACGGTCGAAGACCTGGCCACGATCCCGGTCGCGCTCTACGGTGAGGTCGGCCTGCTCGGCCTGGCACGCGATCCCGAGTTCGAGCGGACTGGCGGGATCTTCCTCTTTTTCTGCCCGAAGGACGCGCCGGAGACGATGCGACTCTCGCGGTTCACCCTCGCGGACGCGGGCCTCGACCTCGCCTCCGAGGTCCCTCTGCTCGACTACCCGATCGACTCCGGCGGCGCGGTCCACATGGGAGGCGGGCTCCACATGGACGGCCTTGGGAACCTCCACATCGGCACCGGCGACAACTGCCCGCCGATCCCCGAGCTGCCGGTCGACCGTCGCCCCGGCCGCGAGAACTTCGACGCGATGCGCACCAGCGCCAACAGCTTCGATCTCCGGGGGAAGGTCCTGCGGATCCACCCCGAGCCGGACGGGACCTACACCATCCCCAAGGGGAACCTGTTCGACGACCCGGCCCGGGGCCGGCCGGAGATCTACGCGATGGGTTGCCGAAACCCCTTCCGGGTGACGGTCGACGACCGGGACGGATGCGTCTACTGGGGGGACGTCGGGCCGAACATCCAGCTCGACCTGGGACTCGGCCCCAACGGCTACGACGAGTTCAACCGGGCTCCCCAGGCCGGCAACTTCGGCTGGCCGATGTTCGTCGGCCCGAACGAAGCGTACCGCGACTTCGACTTCGCGACTCGCACCGCCGGCCCTCCCTTCGACCCGGCCCGGCCCGTCAACGACTCGCCCAACAACACCGGAGCTCGCGAGCTGCCCCCGCCGCGGCCGGCCTACCTGTGGTACCCCTCCGGCCCGTCGAACCGATTTCCGAGTCTCGGAAGCGGCGGACGGTCTGCAATGGCAGGCCCGGTCTATCACGCCGACGGGTTCCAGAACTCCCCGCTGAGACTACCCGACGAACTCGATGGCGTGCTCTTTATCTACGAATGGACGCGCAACTGGATCCACATCGTCCGCCGTGATGAGGCGGGCGAGCTCGCCTCGGTCGAGCCGTTCCTCCCCGCGATGGCGTTCCGGAAGCCGATCGACATGGAAATCGGGCCCGATGGGACACTCTACCTGCTCGAATACGGCGACACCTGGTACGGAAACACCGACGCCCAGGTCGTCCGCCTCGTCTATCGCCGCGGCAACCGTGCCCCGGAGGCGAGACTGGCCGCCGATCCTCCGGCCGGGAAGCACCCGCTGTTGGTTCGGATGAATGCGACCGGCTCCTCAGACCGCGATCCCGATGACGTACTCTCGTTCGCCTGGGAGGTCGACGGCCGGCCAGCTCCCGATCGGTCCGGCCCCTTGGCCGAGTTCACCTTCGACGAGCCAGGCAGCCACCGGGTTGCCGTCGTGGTGACCGACCGCTCCGGCGCCTCTTCCTCGGCCGTGTCAACCGTGCGCGTGGGCAACGCCCCGCCGTCGGTCACGTTGGTGTCCCCAGTCCATGGCTCGTTCTTCGACCCGGGAGAGACGATCCGATACGAGATCCGGGTGACCGACTCGGAGGACGGCTCGTCCGATCAGGGGGCGATCGCTCCGGGACGCGTGCTGCTGAACCGCGCGTTCCTCAGCCGACGTGCCGATCCGGGTGATGACCTGGCCTCCGGGTCGGCCGCCCATCCCGGGCTCGAACTGATGCGGAAGACCACCTGCTTCTCATGCCACACCACCAGGGCCGCATCGGCCGGGCCTCCCTACCGAGAGGTCGGCAGGAAGTATGCGGAGGATCCCGAGGCCCGGGAGCGGCTCGCCTCGAAAATCGTCTCGGGCGGGGCAGGAGTCTGGGGAGACCAGCCAATGCCCCCGCACCCGCAGCACGACACAGGCCAGACCAGGTTGATGGTCGACTGGATCCTCTCACTCGCCCAGGACGACACACCGGCCCCCGTGCCGGGGACTCGCGGGTTCTTCCGGGCCGAGCCGACGGGGTCGCCCGCTGGGCCGGGACCGGGCGTGCTGACCCTGACCGCCGAGTACACCGATGACGGCGCCGAGGGGGCGCCGCCGCTGCGGGCCGAGTCGTCGATCGTGCTCCATGCCCGACGCAAGCCGGCCTCCTCGGCCGACCGTCGACAAGGTGTCGATCTGGTCGACGTCTTCGAGCGACAGGCCGGGATGGTCGCCCGCTTCACCCCGGGAGACTGGATCGCCTTCCGCGACGTGAACCTGGCCGACATCGATCGGGTTACCTGGAGCGTCGCCGCCTTCGACGGCGAGGACGGGGCCTTCGCCCTGAGAGTCGGTGCACCTGACGGTCCCGAGTTGGCCCGCGTGGCCGTCCAGGGTGCCTCCGACGCCCTCGGCGAGATCTATCGCGAGCAGACGACCCCCCTTACCGATCCGGTCGGCTCCCATGACCTGTACGTGGTCGCCCTCCTCGCTGGTGCCCCGAGCGCCACAACGCCCGAACCAATTGGAAAGGGCCTGAGCCTCGCCTGGCTGGAGTTCCGCGACGCTCCGGAAGCACTCACCCGCAAGCAGGCCGAGCGCGAGGCGACGACGAAGATCGTCCTCATCCCGACGAAGCTCGATCATCCCTGGGCCACGCACATGTATTCCGACGTGTGCCGTATCCTGGCCGCCTGCCTGAATCAGACGCCGGGCGTCGAGGCCGTCGTCTCCCCAGAGCTCGACTGGCCCGCGGACGGGACGATCCTGGAAGATGCCGACGCGATCGTCTACTACTCCCGGCCAAGCGGCGACATCCTGCTCAGCCCCGAGCACCGCCACCAGGCCGAGGCGCTGCTGAATCGCGGGGTCGGCTTCTCGGCGATCCACTGGTCGACCGGGGCCGAGCAAGACGTCGGCCCGCGATTCCTCGACATCCTCGGCGGCTGGTTCAACTTCGATCATAGCGGGCTGAAGGTCGACACCAGACCGCTCCGCCAGGTCGAGCCGGATCACCCCGTCTCCCTCGGCTGGGCGCCCTATGACCTGCACGACGAGTTCTACCTCAATCTGAAGTTCAGCCCCGACGCGAGGCCGGTCCTCTCGGTCGACGTCGACGGGACGGCGCAGACGGTGGCCTGGGTGCTGGAGCGTGCCGACGGGGGCCGGAGCTTCGGCACCACCCTGGGCCACTTCCACGAGAACTTCGCGATCCCCCAGTTCCGGCGGATGCTGGTCAACGGCATCCTCTGGAGTGCTGGCGTCGACGTGCCTCAGGCCGGGGCGCCGGTCGACGTCGATCCGGCGTTGCTGGAACTGCCACCGCAGGTCCGTCCCGTCATCCGGGAATGGTCTTACGACGACCTCCGCCCGCTGCTCGACAATGCGGCCCGGCCCCGGTCGTTCGCCCGGGGCGAGCAGCTCTTCCGGGTCGCTTCCTGCGTGGCCTGCCACCGCATCGCGGGCTCGGGGGGCGTGGCCGGGCCCGACCTGACCGACGTCCGCCAGCGATTGGCCGCCGAACTCGACCCCGGCGGCGCCCTGCTGCGTTCAATCGTCGAGCCCTCTCACTCGATTGTCGAGGCCTATCGGTCCCAGATCCTGGCCCTGGCCGATGGCCAGGTGCTCAGCGGCCTCGTCGTCGCCGAGGAAGAAGGCACGCTCCAGGTTGTCACCGACCCGTCCCAGGCAGATCAGCCCCGGCTGATCCCGGCCGATCAGGTCGAGGAGCGCTCCGGATCGGACGTCTCGCTCATGCCCGCCGGCCTGCTGAACACGCTGGACCGGGAGGAGGTGCTCGACCTCCTGGCCTACGTGGAGGCAGGCGGCGACTCTCGGTACGTCCAGTTCTCCGCTCCACCGCGGCGATCGGAGCCCTGGGCCGATGTGTCCCTACCGGTAAAGGCAGGGCTCCGCTGGTGGCTGGACGCCGGCCGCATCAACCAGGGCCGCTCCGCTCTGGGCCTGGAGCCACTGGCCACCGGGAGCCCGGTCGCCGTCTGGCCCGATGCCAGCGGCTACGGGCGGCATCCCCGCCAGCGTCGAATCGAGGCACAACCTCGGTTCGAGGACCGCGGCGGCCGTCCGGCAGTCCGGTTCGATGGCAACGACGATGCGCTCGTGGCGTCGATGGCCGGGCTCACGGCTCGGGAGTTCACCGCGGTGCTCGTCGTGCAGCCGGATCACAACCGAGGCTGGCCCGGGCTCATCTCCGGCAACGCCTTCGACCGCAACGACTACCAGTCCGGCTTCAACATCGACCTGATGCCCGAGCCAAGAGACGAATTCTCCACCCTGATGGTCGAGGGGCCGGGGTTCATCGGGGTCCGCAACCTGATGACCGAATCGCTCCCCTTCGGCCGATTCGTCACGATCAGTGTGACCAGCCGGCCGGGGCCCGACGGCGTGCAACTCTCCATCGACGGCCGGCCGCAGGGCTCGATCCCCAGGCAAGAGGGGATCCTCCGCCTCGACGAGCTGACCGTCGGTGCCCGCTTCTGGAGCAACGACCCGAACCTCCCCCCCTTCGCCCGCGGCTTCTTCGCCGGCGCCGTCGCCCATGTCCTGTTCTATGACCGGGTGTTGGACTCGTCGGAGTTGACGGCCCTGCAACGCGACCTCTCCGATCCGCCTCGGCCCGGACAATAG